In Microbacterium foliorum, the following proteins share a genomic window:
- a CDS encoding GntR family transcriptional regulator, protein MTTVSNASKSEQAYAWIRSRISGHIFGPGYRLVLGSLAEELGMSVVPVREAIRRLEAEGLVTFERNVGARVTLVDESEYAHTMETLGLVEGAATALSAPLLEDATLDAAEAVNKRMTQMLGHLDAHAFTELNRQFHSLLFQPCPNPHLLDLVHRGWARLSGIRDSTFAYVPGRAQHSVEEHTQILELIRAGADPLEIELAARNHRLRTRDAFLDALHARSHHNSGDES, encoded by the coding sequence ATGACCACCGTGTCCAACGCGAGCAAGTCGGAGCAGGCCTATGCCTGGATCCGGTCGCGCATCTCCGGCCACATCTTCGGGCCCGGCTACCGCCTCGTGCTGGGATCGCTGGCGGAAGAGCTGGGCATGAGCGTCGTGCCGGTGCGCGAAGCCATCCGCCGCCTCGAAGCCGAGGGTCTCGTGACTTTCGAGCGCAACGTCGGCGCCCGTGTCACGCTCGTCGACGAGAGCGAGTACGCCCACACCATGGAGACGCTGGGGTTGGTCGAGGGCGCCGCCACGGCCCTGTCCGCGCCCCTGCTCGAGGATGCGACGCTCGACGCAGCGGAGGCGGTCAACAAGCGGATGACGCAGATGCTCGGTCACCTCGATGCGCACGCGTTCACCGAACTCAACAGGCAGTTCCACTCCCTGCTCTTCCAGCCCTGCCCGAACCCGCATCTGCTCGATCTCGTGCACAGAGGATGGGCGCGTCTCTCCGGCATCCGCGACTCGACGTTCGCGTATGTGCCCGGCCGTGCCCAGCACTCCGTCGAGGAGCACACACAGATCCTCGAGCTCATCCGAGCGGGTGCCGACCCGCTCGAGATCGAGCTCGCCGCCCGCAACCACCGCCTGCGCACGAGGGATGCCTTCCTCGACGCCCTGCACGCCCGTTCTCACCACAACTCAGGAGACGAGTCATGA